Proteins from a single region of Gemmatimonadaceae bacterium:
- a CDS encoding coproporphyrinogen-III oxidase family protein gives MAVRRQVPVSRFIDAIKAELVTRGVGPSSGPLLSVYLGGGTPSKLEAGVGDITKLISTVSGQQLTQLGEVTVETNPEDINPAVVRAWREAGVNRVSLGVQSFDPEVLAWMHRTHTVEQVAEAVKILNGEGIGRLSLDLIFALPDSLNRDWTRDLESAISLDPGHLSVYGLTVEPHTPLGRWTDYGRVAGASEERYEAEFLEADRRLGAAGFHHYEVSNYARPGAASIHNSAYWTGASYLGIGPSAHGYDGEVRRWNAREYARWLDLVERAVDPIEGDETLWPAELEAERIYLGLRTARGLRATEQEFRLAEPWIAAGWARREEDRLALTPLGWLRMDALATSLARS, from the coding sequence ATCGCCGTCCGGCGGCAGGTTCCGGTGTCGCGCTTCATAGACGCCATTAAGGCAGAACTGGTAACACGGGGGGTCGGGCCGTCGAGCGGACCGCTCTTGTCAGTCTACCTCGGCGGCGGAACTCCGTCCAAGCTGGAAGCCGGCGTCGGCGACATCACAAAACTGATTTCCACGGTCTCGGGACAGCAACTCACGCAGCTGGGCGAGGTGACGGTCGAGACGAACCCGGAGGACATCAATCCCGCCGTCGTTCGCGCCTGGCGCGAGGCGGGAGTCAACCGCGTCTCGCTGGGTGTGCAGTCGTTTGACCCCGAGGTGCTGGCCTGGATGCACCGGACGCACACGGTGGAGCAGGTCGCCGAAGCTGTCAAAATTCTGAACGGCGAGGGGATCGGCCGGCTCTCCCTCGACCTGATCTTCGCCCTCCCCGATTCTCTGAATCGCGACTGGACCCGCGACCTCGAATCGGCGATTTCGCTCGATCCGGGGCACCTTTCGGTCTACGGACTGACGGTCGAACCACACACGCCGCTGGGGCGGTGGACCGACTACGGGCGGGTGGCCGGCGCCAGCGAGGAGCGATACGAGGCGGAGTTTCTGGAGGCCGACCGGCGGCTGGGAGCCGCCGGTTTCCATCATTATGAAGTCTCCAACTACGCCCGCCCGGGGGCGGCCTCCATCCACAACTCGGCCTACTGGACGGGGGCGTCCTACCTCGGGATTGGTCCGTCCGCGCACGGCTACGACGGCGAGGTCCGCCGGTGGAACGCCCGCGAATACGCGCGCTGGCTGGATCTGGTGGAGCGTGCGGTGGATCCCATCGAAGGGGACGAAACGCTCTGGCCGGCGGAGCTGGAAGCGGAACGCATTTATCTGGGACTGCGGACGGCGCGCGGGCTGCGCGCGACGGAGCAGGAGTTCAGGCTCGCCGAGCCGTGGATCGCCGCGGGGTGGGCCCGTCGCGAGGAGGATCGGCTGGCGCTCACCCCACTCGGCTGGCTTCGAATGGACGCGCTGGCGACGTCGCTCGCCCGTTCCTAA